TTGTTTGACAAATTGGATTTTTGCCGCTATCATTCCTGAAGTGTGAACAGAGACAGAGCTATGCGCtcttaaaattatataaaagaATATTCAACGAAATTTGGATAAACTAAATCGAAAATATATCATCTGGTGATTGGCTAATTCTTACGTTGACagtattgttaaaaaaaaattatgaaggaAACGAGTGCCGATAAAACGATGGCATTCTAACGGTTAAGAAAAGTATAGAAGTAAATAGTGTTTCGATGATGCGACGACGGCGataataatgacgatgatgatataaatatacgtatgaaAGAGTATTCTGAATTGGCATCAGCAATTTTAATGTTGGGCTCTGTTGCATTGTAAAGTTTATATACTCGTTGATTATTTTAAGTCCATAACTAATAATAAGGCATTAGTACTGTAAGActaagaattgaaaaaaaaacaaaagaaaacaaaaaaaaaaaaaaaaaacacaaaacaaCAACATACTAATCAAAACTTTGCTGTATATTTATGCTGTATGTTAATTCCCGATTTGTACGAATGTCTGGCCCGAATGAGAATATAACGCGTATGAGTTTATATAATAAACACTAATTACGTAACTCTTGCAATGAGACTGATGTAGGAAATTATGCTTACGCGCCCCAACGCTATGTAATTATATGTTGCAGTCGATCGAAATCTTATGGCCtgatttattatatttgttGCATTAAAGGTATAGAAATATCCTTGATTCTGATAATTCAATACAAGCCTATCACTTGGTTTACGATTCCGCGTTGTTCGGAGGACCTTTTAAAAAGTCAGCTATGATTCTGACACCGGTAATATTGCAAAGGTTTGTTATATTATAACTTCGTGTATTGTTAATGGATAACTGCGGAAGatcaaaatttgtaaaatataggGTGTATAGATTTTTCGACGGTCGAAAGAAAATCTATATCTGCGTGAAATAATCTTTTATCAGCTGATCGAGtgattttgtatattttcttaCTGTTTACGAATATATACTgccaatttttatacatatgcTCAGTTAtggtaattataattatacaattatgCGGGACAAAGATTAAATACCGTGTGATCTGTCTTTCGATGACGTTTCATACAAACAGAACGTTATGATTTCAGTTTATATAATTCATTTCATGCCATAAAACCAGATGCCATCTGATGAACAAAAGAGTGCAAATCAAATAattgtatagaaaaaaaaaaagaaattgagtGAATCATGATCGTATGTGCATTTCCTCCCTCCTTAAACCCCTTAGAAAAAGACTGTAACTCCCGATTTAAAAATACATCATTCAAAAACGTCACATCGTaagaaaatattatgaaatgaattattccatGGTTacaaaaaaggaagaaaaaaaaaaaatggagtaCGAATATTAtgtcatttcatttttaactcTTAAGATATTGAAActgtgtttcaaaatattatgtCAATCGTAagaaatcaattaaataaattgattgtatCTAAAATCATGTAATCGGTGTTTCAGCTTTTTCTTTCTGCTCCTGTTTACCATTTCGTCGGTTGACCAAGAATACgtgcaaaatttgaagaaaattaaccAAAATTGAGCGACGGtattttctgaatttcttatcttcaattattttcaaccaaaaCATATAGTTTCTATGTACTTGAAATAATCTTTCATCCAAATTAAGtatccctttttttttcagataacAAACAGACCACGCTGGCAATTTAGTGAAAAAACGATAAGATTGTTGAATCCGTGATCAAAGCAAAGGaacaaatgtatttttaaataatcagTTGTAGAGAATATTATACTGAAATTGATATGACCAATTTTGCTTCGGCTATACAATCATATTCAACACTCGCTAGCTAccgataacaataataatcttATGTGGTGTAAATTACGACCGTGTATTATATACGTCATGAATCACATTACGATATAGTTAAATAATACGTAGAATAGCAACAACCCACTAATAAAAACTACGGCCCACGAAGCTGTGCCAACAATGCTTCATTTTTGCGGCACTCGATGGTTAATTGCCGTACTGCCGCTACgtattttcgctgctgttccACCAAAGTAACCAACTGTTGACTCAGAGAATCTCTGCGAGCCCGTTCTTCCGCACACCTTTTTTCCACCTGCAAAATGAAGCACGGTTTTCGTATTTCGTGATGTGAATccatgaaaaaacaaaaaaaaagaacagtaTTTTGCGACcttagaataattttcaacaaattgagtttgcgaaatttgattttactcTGGTTTAATatggtttactgaatttcagatgGTCCGGGACCAGGTGCGAGATAAGGATTCTTCGTAAGAATGCGTCGTTACGTTAACTTCACGAACTTGAATCTCAAATCTTTCCTCGATTCAAGTAAGAAATTGTCGCAAGTAATTAACATAACTAAACACCAGAATATCGTATGCGTACcttcgttttgttttgttttattccaGAAACAATAGCttcaaattgtttcaaaaactGCTCCTTACCACTGGCTGATGCCATTGCTCTGCAAGAAGtgataatataaaatgaagaacGAATACATCCTTATCATGGTCAGAAGCCAAATGAATATAAGTACAAGCctcaagagaaaaaataataactcacTTGTTGTAATTGTCCTGAATAGAATTCAGCAGAGCCAATTCTTTACTTAAGTACAATTTCGTGTCGTCCAGAGTATTGTACAGAGTGTAATACTGCTTTGTTTCTTTATGTTTTGCAGATACTGAAAACAAAGTGTCAGATGACATGAAAACTAGATGCCAACGGTAAGAATCCAATATTACCTTGATTATAAAGCTCCAAGAACCGTCTCTGGTATTGCGTCAACTCAGATCTACCAGGAACGTCGTCTAGCTGCCTGGTCAGCGATGCTATGGCTCTGTTCTTTTTGGCAACTTGAAGCCTTAGCTTATTTACCCTCTCCTTTTGAACCTCGTAATCGGAAACATCGCACTGTGCTTCCCCAGGCTCAGTACCCTCGATATCCGGTACCAAACTTTGAAGCTGAGCCAAGTCAGATTTGCACTGTTCACGGAACTTGTGTTCTTGTTCCTTCAGACTATCATGAATGAGGAGAAGCTGCTGCAGTCTTAGCAGCACGCTGAAAAAGGTcaagtgaaaataatgttggaaAACTAGTGTGTCGGAGAAAAGTAAAATCGCCGTCATTCAAgctcatacttttttttaaatataatctACCTCTTATTCTCTTCAGTCTCCAACTCTTCCATCCTGCGGAAATCTTCCTCCACTTcctcttttttaatttcgataGCTCTGAGTTTATCCGTGGCTTCTGACACTTTGCTGGATAAATTCTCCTTatctttttccattttcaattttctctcttcaagagttgctttttgtttttcaagagCAGCTAACGCGCCGAATGAACCCTCCACACTGCTTCCCTGAATTGTATTTTCCTGGTTTTAGACAAAACTTCAGGACATAACATGTTCGCAAAAGGTTTGTTTCTTAATACCTCTATGTCGGCACTCAACGCTGCGTAGTGTTCTGCAGCTTGAACTATTTCCTGGGCCTGCATTCCGACAATCGTTCCAACTGCACTGGCACTCAGCCGACCCTGTTTCATGCAAAATTATAGGGATTAATCAGTTTGAATTTAAGCTCTGATGAAAGACAGCGAAATAAACACGAAAAATCATCCACACGATAGTTGCAGTGTGCGCGATGCATAAACTTACCTCGTTATCATCAGCGACTGACATGTTCTTCATAAGCTCGTCTATGCGTTTCTACAACATCAAACACTCAAAAATGCAAACAGCGATTGTATTCAGTGGGAAATTAGTACATATCGTGCTGACAATTAAATAATATCAGCAAATTCCTTTGTAGAAAACATGTATAggagttttttcaaaatcaaaaatcgtaCAAATAGAATATAGAAATGTGAAATGACAGACCATGCACGAGTTTACATATTCTTTACGATCCACAcacacaaatttttcacctcttcTTCCTGCACTTTCTTCGCACTTGAGGTGGCATCGTCCGCCTGTGTATCTTCAATGACTTCAGAAGGTGACAAGGATACTACGGACGATGATCCATACTCCAGGAGTGTGCTTTGTACTCTTCCCACCTCATCTTCCGGAGGAGGATCCTTTcttctaaaataacgctgagGCTTGTACACTTGCTAAAATTGCAAGACGTTTTGTGAATTACATAAGTAGTTGGAAATAAATCTGAGTATCTTGTTACTATATTCAATATCTCAGATTTGAATCTCATTGGTAGACGGACCTTGACAGTTTTTAAATTAGATGCCATGCTTTCCTTTTTTGCAACCATTTCGCTGTCTTCGGCAAACGtgtaatttttgtcaaattgacTGACAGCATAAGACCTGACAAAGTCTCCCATCACCTCTCGCATTTCCATCGATCGTTTGACCAGCCACTAAacaaatcattgaaatttagaaactgatagatttttcaaagataGTTGGTACGACTGGACGGAGCACAGACACACCTGTATTATCGGAAAGATGTGAATGCAATCTAATCCCTGAATTTGGTGAGGTTCTATGCGATGCGGACAATTCATTTTTGGCAACATCGCGACTATTTTTTCAGTCAGAGCTCTATAATGATATTGGAAAAAcatacataaaaaatattcactttcCATCATTGCAGATGGTTGATTTTAATTATCACATGGTAATGATCATACATTTTCTGACCAATAGTGAGATTTTCTTGAAACAACAGATCCACGTCAACATCAAAGTTGCATGACTCGATGCACCAAGTCATTCCTCCGACTAcctaagaaaaagaaacatcaaGTGAGGAATAAACTTTTGTCGATACATTGCAACAAAGTAAAATTCTTGTATAAACcacattaaaattaatatacagATTAACAAAAGCGAAATGAAACCGACTAGTGAAGAGAATTGAACAAGTTCcattgaaataaatgtaaaGAATAACGTAAAGCACGAATCAAGATAAAAATGTATCTGTACATCTCAAAACtacaaattcattttcaccTATAGGTACAAGCTAAAAATGTGTTGTacaatcgattgaaaaatttttagattcaATTTAACAACATCAATTCAACGAAACTGAGGACATTTCGAAAAGCCCGCGCTGGGAGTTGGGATCGAAGGGTAAGGCTGGGATCTTCCATTGGCCATTTCCGATTAAACAACAGCGGTGATTGGTGGAGGGTCGGATCGATTAAAACTACACGATTGGCGTGATGAGCacggggggtggggggagaTCGAGTTGTCAAATTTAAACTTCACTGCTGCTGTTGACTTGCTGTCAGACGATAAGATTGAGGATCAAACATCAAACCCAGTCCAACCCGGCAGAGTGAAACAAACACTGGCAAACCTTGTCGAAGCTGGTGAGCCCTCTTATCCTGGCTCTAAAGTATCCAGCGGCGACAAGAAGATCgataatttcttgaaatttgacAGCCTGTTCTTCATCCTCGCGAACGTCAGCCTTAAATATAAAACACGTCAGTAGGTTGTCGTAGAGGTTAGATATGATCGCGTAAAATTCGATGCCAGAAATCGGACGAATATCAATTGCTCGTTCCTCAAACTTACCTCTGCAGATTCGAGAGTCTTGGCCGACCTTTTCGACGCGTTTACAAACATACTTTACTCTTCTTTGTGTCTTCGGAGCGTTTAAATCGTCTCGGTGAAACGAAACAGAGCTTCGCTACGGATCGAGAGCTCCGTAGAAATTGCCGGAAGATCCTCCTCCTGCCCCCCCCCGTCCGAGTCAGCCGAGTTTTACGAGTTGTTGATCGCGCTGGTCAGTCGCCGGGATCATAATTTCGTATCTGCGAGTTTTACGTCTTGTAAGTAACATTTGCCGGGAGTGAAAGAGTCCCAATCTTTAATCCTTTATCTACTTAATCGCTCATTGTTTTCGTAAATACCATTCCCAGGTTTGTGCTGGCAAAGTCGCTGTTCACTTCTGCGTGTCTCGAATTTAAGTGTGTTTAAGTGTGCGGTATTCAACAATCAACGGGGAACATAACCTGCATCGCTTCTTTTTTGCGTTGCGTTTATCGTACCTACCTATCTGGAGATTTCTTTCTGTCATTCCGTATTTCACGGAAAACGGAAGAATCATGCAGTGGCAAACTTTTTTGGACGCCGTTAATTGCAAACTGAGAAATGGCCGtatatttcaagaaattaaacgAAATAGACGGTCTGAGTGCGAGGTGATGTCTTATCTCATTGGAGACCCGGACGTCAGGTGAAGTTTGACTTTTTTACACTTTGgttatttgacaattttacgaggttgaagtttgtaacgttaatGTGACGAAACCTCAAAAACGATCCatgtttttcaatatcaaaacAGTTTTTAAGCATaagagttaattttttttaaattatgagTGTAGAGTGTCGCTTCATTGcgatttactgaatttcagataaATCCAAGTTGTAAAACAACGACTGTTATcatagaaatatttcattgtagtaacgttactaacttcaatcttATAATACTTTTGCCCATGAAACGTGTTTTGTATTTTGATAAGTTGTATTAACAAGTTGTACTtctttttcagaaaattgatGCTGCTATGGCTGCAGGAGCAGCTTCAATCTAGAGAATCGAAATCATCGTCAAAAGCGAAACAGCTTAAAGATCTGGGAAACAAAGAATTTCAAAGGAAGAATTACGCCAGTAGCATTCCACTTTATACAAAAAGTGCTCAATATGCTGTTGCCGATGAATTGTCGATAGCTATTGCTAATAGATCGGCAGCGTTGTATTATATGGATAATTTTAAAGTAAGAATTCAGTAATGGAAATATCAAATGGTACGATTCAGAAATTGAGTAATATTTTCTGCAAGTAATTGTCACTCGTAATGTTTGTAATCAATTTATAATTGGACCTGTGAAAGAACTAGAGAGCACAAAAGAAAGAACTTGAATACTTATTGaagtttgttttttgaatCGTACCACCTTTAATTTGATGAGGTTGAAATTGGCAACGTTATTATAATGATTCGTGTTTCTGAAAACCcattatttcgtaattttaggGATCTGTGAAATgcagtaaattataataaggCAAAAGTAATTCATAGTTTCAAAACTTAACACTTTGAAGTCAttagaaaattgcaaaatagcGATTTTCTTTCTCCGTGACGTTTCGTTACGCTAacattactaacttcaacctcatttGTTGTGTACATTCATATTTTTCTACTCATTTACATGTACATTGATGAGTAACTTGGTAAATTTGTTGTATGTATTTCTCATTTGAAAAAGGATTGCCTAAAAGATATCGATTTAGCGATAAACATCGGCTACCCTAAAAAGTTGCTATACAAATTGTATATCCGCAATGCGCAATGTTacattaaattgaaaaatagagTAATGGCCGAGGTAGCTATCGAAAAAGTTGAGGAAATTGTTAATGCTTGCAACGAGATTTCTGCAGAGAAAAAAGGTAAAGCGTCATTGATTAAAGATGGCGTCGAATAAGCTGTGAAATTCGTATTGAAAAACGATTGCATCACTATTATGAAGGAGACGTTCGTCAGCCATTGATAATCGCATATTGATATGTACGCTATACATGTAATTTGAACTCAGAGTTTTTCAATATGAATTTTACTTGCAGTATCTGCAAGCTAGTTTAATCAACTCTGTTTCATATTTATTGCAGACGATATATTCAAGGAAGTTTCATTGCTAAAATCCCTCGCATCAAATCTGGAAAATATTGTAGAAAATGATAGCTCAAGGACACAATTATGCCAAAGACCCGATGTAGCATTTGAAAGCAATGCAAATTTTCCATTTGCGTCAGCTGCTTTAGACTGCAAATACACACCACAAAAAGGAAGACATGTCATAGCGAATAGAGACGTACAAAAAGGCCAAGTCTTATTTGTCGAGAAACCATTTGCTTTTGTAGTATTGGATCAAAATGATTCCAGTTCGTTCTGCAGACATTGTTGCCACCCTTATGGCGCAGTTCCTATTCCGTAagtactttctttttttttgctgtgaAGGACAACCCATATTTATCAGATTCGACAAATCAACCTGTGACTATCAATTCCAGCTGCAAAACGTGCGTGGGTACGCTCTATTGCAGTAGCGAGTGTCTCGACAATGCGTGGTCTGGTTATCACAAATGGGAATGCCCAGGAGCTCAAATGCGAATGGGACAACAAATAGGTATCGCACACCTTTCTCTGAAAGTTTTACTTGTCGGGTCAACGACAGAGGATAAGGAAAGATTCAATGAGGTTCAAAAGCTAGTCACAAACATCGACAAAGTATCCCCTGACGATCTGCTTGTTTATGGCATTGTAAGTGACCAAAAGAAATTCGTTTTTAATAATCTTTCAAACAAAGATCGACGATAAGAATTCCTATTCTTTCTTCAGCCGCTACGTCAATGCAAGCGTCCTCTTGGCATTACGTATTCACCTTAATCACGTCATGCACAAGtttattattcatcaatttccaGACAGCAGTGATGCTCACTATGTACCTCTCCATGTACACTGACTTCTTCACCACTGTGGATCTCAAGAAATCATTCGCCGATAAGTTTATTGACAGCAGTATCGACTTTAACTGTGACGTCACAACCGAGAGCGGCAAACAGTTATACGTTAGctcttttcttcttcgacACACACTGCAATTGATATGTAACGGACATGCTATAACAAAACTGAGCCTAGACGCACAGGAGAATGACAAAGTGGCCACCGTGCATcaagaaagaatagcaactgGAATTTATCCTGCTGTGAGCATGATGAATCACTCGTGTGATCCGAATATAATTAATAGGTAATCATTTACTTTTTGTTACGTCAAACCATTCTGTATTTGCTATTGTTACTACATTACATTACGATTGTTTTTCAGTTTCGATGACCAGTATCTCATTGTTAAAGCAACAAAAGACATCCCTGCCGGTGGTGAAGTCTTCAATTGTTACGGTACGTGAATAGTGTGTTAAATTTTACCACGATTCTGTGGTTCTGAGTAGTTTAATGTATCCTCTTTTGAAATGAAAGTTTCTAACGCATTCATTCATGCTCAATGAAAACATCGACAGATATGCTTTAGGCATCCAAGGCTCGAAGGTTCTGTCCGATATCTTTCACTGATATCCTATCTAAACATCAATTTCAGTGGTATATGATTCTATGTATATTATCAGGCCCTCATTTTCGAAGGACACCAAGAGACGAAAGACAGGAAATTTTGAGAAACCAGTATTGCTTCACGTGCACATGCGAGGCATGCACAAATCCTGAACTGCAGTATTTCTTGGTAATAGTAACCCCTGAATACAGTTTCtaaaaaatatctacaagGCTTCGCCCCTGCAATATGACGCTCTCAATCTTTATCCACAGGAAAGATTCAGTTCGTTGAAATGTCTAGAATGCAGCGGAgctgtattcaaaatttccgGTTCTCTCAGCTGTTTTGAT
The sequence above is drawn from the Neodiprion pinetum isolate iyNeoPine1 chromosome 2, iyNeoPine1.2, whole genome shotgun sequence genome and encodes:
- the fidipidine gene encoding coiled-coil domain-containing protein 93 isoform X1 — translated: MFVNASKRSAKTLESAEADVREDEEQAVKFQEIIDLLVAAGYFRARIRGLTSFDKVVGGMTWCIESCNFDVDVDLLFQENLTIGQKIALTEKIVAMLPKMNCPHRIEPHQIQGLDCIHIFPIIQWLVKRSMEMREVMGDFVRSYAVSQFDKNYTFAEDSEMVAKKESMASNLKTVKQVYKPQRYFRRKDPPPEDEVGRVQSTLLEYGSSSVVSLSPSEVIEDTQADDATSSAKKVQEEEKRIDELMKNMSVADDNEGRLSASAVGTIVGMQAQEIVQAAEHYAALSADIEGSSVEGSFGALAALEKQKATLEERKLKMEKDKENLSSKVSEATDKLRAIEIKKEEVEEDFRRMEELETEENKSVLLRLQQLLLIHDSLKEQEHKFREQCKSDLAQLQSLVPDIEGTEPGEAQCDVSDYEVQKERVNKLRLQVAKKNRAIASLTRQLDDVPGRSELTQYQRRFLELYNQVSAKHKETKQYYTLYNTLDDTKLYLSKELALLNSIQDNYNKAMASASGKEQFLKQFEAIVSGIKQNKTKVEKRCAEERARRDSLSQQLVTLVEQQRKYVAAVRQLTIECRKNEALLAQLRGP
- the LOC124211201 gene encoding SET and MYND domain-containing protein 4, giving the protein MQWQTFLDAVNCKLRNGRIFQEIKRNRRSECEVMSYLIGDPDVRKLMLLWLQEQLQSRESKSSSKAKQLKDLGNKEFQRKNYASSIPLYTKSAQYAVADELSIAIANRSAALYYMDNFKDCLKDIDLAINIGYPKKLLYKLYIRNAQCYIKLKNRVMAEVAIEKVEEIVNACNEISAEKKDDIFKEVSLLKSLASNLENIVENDSSRTQLCQRPDVAFESNANFPFASAALDCKYTPQKGRHVIANRDVQKGQVLFVEKPFAFVVLDQNDSSSFCRHCCHPYGAVPIPCKTCVGTLYCSSECLDNAWSGYHKWECPGAQMRMGQQIGIAHLSLKVLLVGSTTEDKERFNEVQKLVTNIDKVSPDDLLVYGITAVMLTMYLSMYTDFFTTVDLKKSFADKFIDSSIDFNCDVTTESGKQLYVSSFLLRHTLQLICNGHAITKLSLDAQENDKVATVHQERIATGIYPAVSMMNHSCDPNIINSFDDQYLIVKATKDIPAGGEVFNCYGPHFRRTPRDERQEILRNQYCFTCTCEACTNPELQYFLERFSSLKCLECSGAVFKISGSLSCFDCGATPALNHNSELREAQNLFDAAHVCIEMENDDEALNKLKQCLNIRRSILYKHHQDIINTLDLIGKVYAISGRWLDSISYLEHVITGIGERFGTDSIELANELNKITDICLPYLQEETNTRTKQYKNALKKTRRFLDHAKQIMDLNYGPWNSGFQEIEKKAQQLSAILRNFNI
- the fidipidine gene encoding coiled-coil domain-containing protein 93 isoform X2; this translates as MFVNASKRSAKTLESAEADVREDEEQAVKFQEIIDLLVAAGYFRARIRGLTSFDKVVGGMTWCIESCNFDVDVDLLFQENLTIGQKIALTEKIVAMLPKMNCPHRIEPHQIQGLDCIHIFPIIQWLVKRSMEMREVMGDFVRSYAVSQFDKNYTFAEDSEMVAKKESMASNLKTVKQVYKPQRYFRRKDPPPEDEVGRVQSTLLEYGSSSVVSLSPSEVIEDTQADDATSSAKKVQEEEGRLSASAVGTIVGMQAQEIVQAAEHYAALSADIEGSSVEGSFGALAALEKQKATLEERKLKMEKDKENLSSKVSEATDKLRAIEIKKEEVEEDFRRMEELETEENKSVLLRLQQLLLIHDSLKEQEHKFREQCKSDLAQLQSLVPDIEGTEPGEAQCDVSDYEVQKERVNKLRLQVAKKNRAIASLTRQLDDVPGRSELTQYQRRFLELYNQVSAKHKETKQYYTLYNTLDDTKLYLSKELALLNSIQDNYNKAMASASGKEQFLKQFEAIVSGIKQNKTKVEKRCAEERARRDSLSQQLVTLVEQQRKYVAAVRQLTIECRKNEALLAQLRGP